The following is a genomic window from Malus sylvestris chromosome 12, drMalSylv7.2, whole genome shotgun sequence.
ggtttttggatccattgtGGTTTGTGGATCGGAATGCCTTGATTAGTCAAAGGTTCTATATCTCTAGAATTGCCATTGGATCCATTATTGTAATGTCTGAACCTTAGTTTTAAATTGTTTGAAAGAAAACACATTGAATGAAACATAGAATAAGTGCTGTACTTGATTTTAATGAACATTGATATGCGTTTTGAAATCCTCATCCTCCTGGTTGGGGCAAGCTGGCTACCTACCTACACGTGACAAGTTATATTTATGTTCATCCCCAcctttatagttgtttataacCTGCTTATTTCGGCAATGCAAGTGTCTTATGAGAACCCGTGAACAGAGTTGCATCTGAAGctcgatgatttttttttttttttttttttgctatagaacttcaaaaaaaaaaaaaaaaaacattaggaGTCTTTTGCATCCGTGGCCCAATACTGGTGTTGAAAATTTCAATATTAatctttttaaatttaagttggcATAGTAATGAGCACATGGGAATGTATGTTTTTGCGTGTCACGCTTGTGTATGGATTTTGATCATCTGCATGTTATGCTGGTAAATGAAACATTCAAATGGGAGACcgttatatttttatgtaataCGGACCATGTCCTAAGCACTGATTTATGCTGTATGGTGTTGTATATAGGTACTCCATACACCCAGCAGTCGTACAAGGTAAGCGAAtcttttcccttcaagtggatAAATAAGAAGTGGAAAGAAGGTTTCCATGTAACATCCATGACAACCGCTGGCAATCGCTGGGGTGTTGTTATGTCCAGGAATGCTGGATTTTCGGACCAGGTATATTATTACTCAGAGTCAACTCTGTAGAATTCTTGAATTTCTAAATtatgttctttctttttttgatgATTGCTCATTTGCCCCCTTTTGCATTTGATTTGAAAATACAAGGTTGTGGAGCTTGATTTTGTATACCCAAGTGAAGGCATCCACAGGCGATGGGAAGGTGGCTACAGAATAACATCCATGGCTGCCACCGCTGATCAAGCAGCCTTCATTTTGAGCATACCAAAACGCAAGTTGATGGATGAAACCCAAGAAACTCTGCGTACCTCCGCCTTCCCAAGCAGCCATGTAAAGGTAAGAAACTGTGTGTCTCGTGTTAGTTTTCTGTTATTCTTTATAATCTGGGGCTCAAATGTCTCGGCTTAGCACACCAGAGATGAGAGGTATTACTATTGAGGCATATACATGACAATTTTCACCGACGCTGGATTCTGCTTAACTTGGGATGTTTGTTTGGTTTGTTTATGCAGGAAAAATGGTCAAAAAATCTCTATATTGCATCGATTTGTTACGGACGGACCGTTTGCTAATTTGTTGAGTGTATATGTGGTTTATACCtgaaaaatgcaagtgaagcttttgagagctTTTTACAAGTTGGTCTTTGAGTAGTTGGATAATCCTTCCATTCCCTGCAAGTAGGAGCGAAATGATGGAATTGTATTTGGAAAACATGTGGCCGCAACCAACAAGCATGATGTTATGTTTGTATTGCTTAATCTGTTTTGTGTTGGATTCAAACTCGAAAGGTGGTAAATAGAAACATAACAAACTTGTTTAGGACTTGCCTGCAAACCAATTTATGGATACAATCTGGATTGGCAATTCCTATGAATTTTAAGTACCTGatagtttttaattaatcttAAGAAATGAGGTTAAGTAATCAGATTTCATGTTCCAAATTTAATCATTCAAGTTCACCCCAAACTAATAGGTAGACCCAGCATATACTGATATGATAACTTGGTACAAGCAATTTAGTATTGTTGCTTAAATTGATTTACAGTCTGATTCCAAAagattttaataaacaatttaaACCGGAATTCAATTCTGACTCCTCTCCGTTCGAACTCCTTAtcaattctttttctttcaatttgattacggattagtaaacgagtCATTAGAATTATTAAATTCTTTTTAAGATGTTAATATTGgcattgcaaaaaacaaatttCGACACTATTCTAAATATAGATAGTTTGAGGTGCACATAAGAATTTGAGTCCCAATGATAACTCTTTTCCTTTCGGCTGccaacaaagttaaaacaaaatttatttgttaatttcaGGCCCAAAACAAAACCACCTAAATCAAACCTTGTAAATTGAAAAATGCTAGGCATATCACATCTTGTGTCTCATTTAATGTGGCAAGTGACGTGTATATGTCACGTCATATAATGAATTTATATTATTGGATGTTGATTGTATGCATCATTTGCCACATGAGATGGTAAACCAATGTGGTATAAATATGTGGGTTCCCTAGTATTTACTTCATAAATTTCACCGATTAGTtctattttctctcatcttatagctaaaagacaaataaaatatcaatgtaAGATGGTCGGGAAAATAGAACAAGTGGTGGGTGAGTATAACATTACTCTACAATTATTTCGGCAGTATGAACCAAACCGAATCATTATATTGTAATTAGTTTAATTATAATTTTGGGTAAAAACCGATATAATCCGACTAAATTTACAGGCCTTGGATATTGAGGACTCAATACAAAACTGGGCTGTGAAATTGACAAAAGGCATGAAAATGGACCACGATATTATCCGACCCAAAGTCCAAAATAATTCATCACGGGTTGCCAGACCAGACCAGACCAGAGTCCAGACACACTGGTGTGGTGTAGCAGCTTCACAATCGCACCAGAAGAGCCGAGTGTTGTCTCCGTCTTCGTCATCTCTCTCcagcaaaaccaaaacccaagaATTCCAGCGGCATCGCATTCTCAATCTACAGGTACATACATGAGATGAAACGATTCCTTTCCTTTGATGCTTACACTGATTCAATTTCCTTACTTGTTTCTCGttgaattttctttctttgtatgAGTTCCCAAATTAGCGAACAAACTGTAGCCCTTAGATTGTATATGTTCCAATCAACAAggagaacccaaaattttagtCTTGAATTTTGGGCGTCGACTAGGTTCACTTTGATTAGTAAACTCAGCTGGTTGTCCGATCCAACTCAGCCCCATTTTTGTTTGGACCAGAGGTGGTTCTGTGATTTTGGGGTTAGGAAGATAAAATAATTTTGctatttgttaattttggtagAGAAATTAAAACGgggttttgattttattttgacAAGTGAAAATATGGAGCCCGAGGTGGTTGATGCAGAGCTAGTGTTGCCAACCCACTTGAGCTTCAAGCGCATTCAGATGTACGAGAAGTATCCAAAAGGCCAATCAAGAGGGAGACATTGGAAACATCTCAAGCAGATCATTCAGGCTGAGAATTATCAGAATTACCCACCCGATGAACCAAATTGTAAGTTATACTGATATAATTAGTTTCAAGCTTCCACCTTTACCCCCCTTGCGCAAATTGTTATTCAAACTGAAAATCTCTTTGCCATTGAAGAACTAAGTATGTTCTTTACTATGACCATAATAGCGCTTAAGAAATTACTTAGTTTGTAACTTTGTATGGATAAATGTATGTATTTTAGCTTTGTATTTTAAGCATATTACTGTCAAGTGTTCTtctcattttgtttttcttaatgtCCCATGCTTGCAGATGTTAATATAGAATCCCCACCCTCTATGCATCCAAGCAAGAAAATTTGTGATATAACAGGATATGAGGTATGTAAAACTTActccaaaatttgaaaatttgatttaacaatACCa
Proteins encoded in this region:
- the LOC126593104 gene encoding protein EIN6 ENHANCER — encoded protein: MEPEVVDAELVLPTHLSFKRIQMYEKYPKGQSRGRHWKHLKQIIQAENYQNYPPDEPNYVNIESPPSMHPSKKICDITGYEAPYYDPRTNLRYANADIFKLIRSLPNEYVQRYLALRNAAVVLK